In the genome of Calothrix sp. PCC 6303, the window AGCGGCAATTTGGTTTAAAAGTAGTGGGTAATTCTTTTAAAGATCTCAAAGGTTTACTGAGTATCGCTCCCTTGGGAATCAAGATGCTAACTCGCGGCAAATTTCCCATGAAGTTCGAGCCTTCCCAGGGTACAGCCCAAGTGCGATCGCTTATTGAAGCCGTTCAAGCAGAAGAAAAAAAGGGGTAAGAAGAAAAGGGGGAAAATAACTTATCTTGGATCTTGGGGAATATCTAATTGTCTTCCTGAAACCTCATAAACCAAAACATCCCACTGTCCGTTAACCGTGGTTTCAAAAGCAATGCGACTACCGTCTGCGCTGATAGTGGGGTTGCGGACTTCTGCTGGCAAATTTGCCGTTAGATTCCGTGATTGCCGAGTTTGGCGATCAAATAAAAAAATTGCCGAACGACCTTGACGGGATGCGGCAAAAACAACATAGCGACCATTATCCGAGACACTGGGGTGAGATGCGATCGCGTCATAGGAATTTAGCCCTGGTAGATCCACCAAGTTTCGAGTCACAGTATCAAAAAGATATACATCTTGGGTACCTCGACGGTCAGTTGTATAAATAATATACCGACCAGATATTTGGGGATTTAACTCCGAAGCCGAACTATTAAGGCTTCTGCCACCTGGATCAAAAGGATAACTGAGTATTCGAGGGTAGCCAACACAACCACTTAGTAAACTCAAACTTGCTAATACTGGTATAAACAGTTCTTTAGTCATTTTTCTCTCCTTCACTCCCCCTGCCTCCCCTGCTTCCCCTGCTTCCCCTGCCTCCCCTGCTCCCTACCTCTTCTAATTCCCCGGTGGTTGAGAAACTGTTGCACCATTGGGTATATCCAACTCAATACCAGGACCCCGATCCAGTACTTCCACATCCCACTGACCTCGAATAGTGGTTTCAAATACGACATAGCGCCCATCGGGACTAATAGCAGGATTACGTACCCAACCCCGATAAATGGGGGTGAGAATTTGAGATTGTTGGGATGCTCGGTCATAAAGCGCCACAACAGGTCTACCTTGGTCGCTGGTAATGTAGGCGATGTAGCGCCCGGTGTAGCTCAAGCTAGGACTCTCAACAACAGTATCGGGGCGATTTAGACGCGGAGTGCTGACAAATTTTTGTTGTTGTAAATCGTATACCAAGGCTTGATGGTAGCCATTACGGTTGGAAACAAACGCCAAAAAACGACCATTACCACTTAAGGCAGGTTGTTCCTCAGTGTAGCGGCTGTTGAGGGAAGTGGGACCAGCGGGGATATTTTCTCCCCCACAACCAAAAAGCAAGTTCACTAATCCAAAAAGAAGACTCCAACGTAAAGATTTGTGGAGCCGGAATATAGGTGTAGTTTTTTTCACCTTAACTATTGATGTCGCTTAATTAACGACCTGTACATTAAGTAATTGGGGTATCATCGTCAAAATTGATCGGATTTCTCGGCTCTTCATCACGATCAATGGGTTTGTAGTCAACATAGTCTGTCGTGGGAATCATCTCATCATCGTTTATGCGATCGCTTCGCCCGCCATAGGCATCCCGTTTTGGTGCGGAATCACTCGCCGGACGACGACGCTTAGGTTTGGGTGTAACCTGAACATCATCTTCGTACATTGATGGACGTTGTGAAGACACTGAAGGCTCTGAAGAACTATCTTTACGTCGCCGAGAACGCTTTTCTTCACGATTACCAGAGTTTTCCCAATCATCTTCAATCGGTTTACTGGGAGTTCCCCAATCTTCTTCATCAGATCTTTCTGGATTCCGACTGCTAGGACGGGAAGCACCACGACGACTAGAACCACGAGAAGCTGTTTCAGAACGGTCACTATTATTAGTATTGCTACTAGTATTACGGCGAGATGAACGATTTACGGGTGCATCATCGTCGTAGTAACTATCATCACGAGTCTCACGATTGCTGCGGGAAGAACGATTTTCTCGACTTTCGGTAATTCGACGCTGGGGTCTACCATCCTCATCATCTTCATAGTAGGGTAGAGACTCATAATCAGCATCCATCCGTTCTGCTTGATAAGGTCGTCTGTTATTACCGCCATATCGATAATCGTCACTTACCCGACGCTCACGATCCACGATTGGTGTATCACGTTTAGCTTGTTCGGTGGCGATCTTTCGCAAACGGATACTATCGTAAGCGAAAAAAACAGTAGAGCCAACTAGCAATAACTGACTAAACTGCAAAATTGGATCGAGTCGCCAACCTT includes:
- a CDS encoding Ycf66 family protein; its protein translation is MVIFGLNSASVLAQINVGATPASFLGIFLAVAGAGLYFLRSVKPELARDYDIFFAAVGLLCGFILIFQGWRLDPILQFSQLLLVGSTVFFAYDSIRLRKIATEQAKRDTPIVDRERRVSDDYRYGGNNRRPYQAERMDADYESLPYYEDDEDGRPQRRITESRENRSSRSNRETRDDSYYDDDAPVNRSSRRNTSSNTNNSDRSETASRGSSRRGASRPSSRNPERSDEEDWGTPSKPIEDDWENSGNREEKRSRRRKDSSSEPSVSSQRPSMYEDDVQVTPKPKRRRPASDSAPKRDAYGGRSDRINDDEMIPTTDYVDYKPIDRDEEPRNPINFDDDTPIT
- a CDS encoding TolB family protein; the encoded protein is MKKTTPIFRLHKSLRWSLLFGLVNLLFGCGGENIPAGPTSLNSRYTEEQPALSGNGRFLAFVSNRNGYHQALVYDLQQQKFVSTPRLNRPDTVVESPSLSYTGRYIAYITSDQGRPVVALYDRASQQSQILTPIYRGWVRNPAISPDGRYVVFETTIRGQWDVEVLDRGPGIELDIPNGATVSQPPGN
- a CDS encoding TolB family protein → MTKELFIPVLASLSLLSGCVGYPRILSYPFDPGGRSLNSSASELNPQISGRYIIYTTDRRGTQDVYLFDTVTRNLVDLPGLNSYDAIASHPSVSDNGRYVVFAASRQGRSAIFLFDRQTRQSRNLTANLPAEVRNPTISADGSRIAFETTVNGQWDVLVYEVSGRQLDIPQDPR